A region of Chrysiogenia bacterium DNA encodes the following proteins:
- a CDS encoding sterol desaturase family protein — translation MIGIPIGLFAVNATEWAMHKYVLHDIGRNKQSYWHQHWIHHRDTRRNDFYDPMYETFPIGFHQQGTETFPLIASSIVMAPLFPIAPFFTMTMWYGAFNYWRIHRKSHLHPDWARENLSWHYDHHVGANQDTNWCVTRPWFDYVMGTRKPTGQSTIETNRLGMKLPKSVEALVNAVLGEPAKPAPQRKAKKRPGYEGAAKKRAATVAAAPRAAAAV, via the coding sequence ATGATCGGAATTCCCATCGGACTCTTTGCCGTCAATGCCACCGAGTGGGCCATGCACAAATACGTGCTCCATGACATCGGTCGCAACAAGCAGAGCTACTGGCATCAGCACTGGATCCACCACCGCGATACGCGTCGCAATGATTTTTACGATCCGATGTACGAAACCTTTCCGATCGGATTTCACCAGCAGGGAACGGAAACCTTTCCGCTGATCGCATCGTCAATCGTGATGGCGCCGCTGTTCCCGATTGCGCCCTTTTTCACGATGACCATGTGGTACGGGGCCTTCAATTACTGGCGCATTCACCGCAAGTCGCACCTCCACCCCGACTGGGCGCGCGAGAATCTTTCCTGGCACTACGACCACCACGTGGGCGCCAATCAGGACACCAACTGGTGCGTGACGCGCCCGTGGTTCGACTACGTCATGGGCACACGCAAACCCACCGGGCAAAGCACCATCGAAACCAACCGGCTGGGGATGAAGCTTCCCAAATCGGTCGAGGCCCTCGTCAATGCCGTGCTGGGCGAGCCCGCGAAACCGGCGCCGCAACGCAAGGCGAAAAAGCGCCCGGGCTACGAGGGCGCGGCGAAGAAGCGCGCGGCAACGGTTGCCGCAGCGCCGCGGGC